From one Herpetosiphon gulosus genomic stretch:
- a CDS encoding WXG100 family type VII secretion target, giving the protein MSAPIVQIDYAIVDTIIQRFQKLHDQSQTIQASVCQTMAALQAGQWQGSAANTCFQEFEHVVNPAFQRLLHSLQGSVETTKAIRKIMADAETEAAALFHGDFGAMAVGGNGTMFAQVVDGEVRSKSTPTPTPPSDKPLLPPFFQKLIDFILQAVETWQNDRADGVQVNPDGSVSYADATLIFDDMANEPDIPFQFTDDGCYARAHFMAYRIAERYGIDINDIDKVFIYGDLEAKTEFVYEQITLDGVTYPSSTDDGTVNWGYHVAPIINVRQGDTNVPMVIDPSLSNRPLTIEQWKAIMTDPNATTEITDHTIYAPNFPYDESQRAQIDNSARDTLDQYLQQCIEAGYCQP; this is encoded by the coding sequence ATGTCCGCACCGATTGTGCAGATCGACTATGCCATAGTCGATACGATCATCCAACGTTTCCAAAAACTGCATGACCAGAGCCAAACCATTCAAGCTAGTGTCTGCCAAACCATGGCCGCGTTACAAGCCGGCCAATGGCAAGGCAGTGCCGCCAACACCTGTTTCCAAGAATTTGAGCATGTGGTTAATCCAGCCTTTCAGCGCTTGCTGCATTCGTTGCAAGGCAGTGTTGAAACTACCAAGGCCATTCGGAAAATCATGGCCGATGCCGAGACTGAAGCCGCCGCCCTGTTTCACGGTGATTTTGGCGCGATGGCCGTAGGTGGCAATGGTACGATGTTTGCCCAAGTCGTTGATGGCGAGGTACGATCGAAATCTACGCCTACCCCAACGCCACCAAGCGACAAACCGCTGCTGCCGCCATTCTTCCAAAAATTAATTGATTTTATTCTCCAAGCGGTCGAAACATGGCAGAACGATCGTGCCGATGGTGTGCAAGTTAATCCAGATGGCTCGGTCAGTTATGCTGATGCCACCTTAATTTTTGATGATATGGCTAATGAACCCGACATCCCCTTTCAGTTTACTGATGATGGGTGTTATGCTCGTGCCCATTTCATGGCTTATCGAATTGCCGAACGCTATGGAATTGATATTAATGATATCGATAAAGTATTTATCTATGGGGATTTAGAAGCCAAAACCGAATTTGTTTATGAACAAATTACGTTAGATGGTGTCACGTATCCTTCGTCAACTGATGATGGTACAGTAAATTGGGGTTATCATGTTGCGCCGATTATTAATGTTCGCCAAGGCGATACAAATGTCCCCATGGTTATTGATCCCTCTTTATCAAATCGCCCGCTAACGATTGAACAGTGGAAAGCGATTATGACTGATCCAAATGCTACAACAGAAATTACAGACCATACAATATATGCTCCAAATTTCCCCTATGATGAAAGTCAACGAGCACAAATCGATAACAGTGCGCGTGACACACTTGATCAATATTTGCAACAATGTATTGAGGCTGGATATTGCCAGCCATAA
- a CDS encoding type ISP restriction/modification enzyme, whose translation MLQELQAIATELTQKWQTAAQFNPEDQLKSSVEKIIKEICQTLLGNSQINVVTEVQERAIAGRPDMGVSQAGLIIGHIELKAPDKKADPRKFAAKSADAKQWQKFQQLPNLIYTNGNDWLLFRSGVLVENRRVRFIGDVTSDGASAINKANLDDLTELIRDFMLWKPTVPRNPKELAQLLAPLCRLLRSDVLEALPDPKSPLSILEKTWRNYLFADASSFEFADAYAQTMVYALLLARQNGLASITINQAVSNLRAGHRLLSDTLNLLGDLDAREVIATSIDVIERIIQAVDPAIFASGGDPWLYFYEDFLTAYDKDLRKQRGVYYTPIEIIQAQVGLVNQLLAQHFNAPYGMVDPKVVTLDPATGTGTYLLTALQESLKLVEQERGKGLRAQYAGFAAQNMHAFELLVGPYAVAHLRFSQAIAAEQAQLPADGVHVYLANTLDSPTSSPPQQITLALRSLSEEQKRASKVKQSTEVLVCIGNPPYNRQIIDEEQQDKVERKGGWVRFGNEHETPIFNRFTQPVIDAGEGVHLKNIYNDYVYFWRWALWKVFEQPQSQQGGVISFITASSYLRGPGFVGMRQQMRQIFDELWLIDLEGDNLGTRKTENVFVIETPVVIAVGVRYAAPQPNQPATVHYCRIEGTTEEKLAQIAKVKHLNDLAWETCSSAWFDPFIPAANGAYATWPRLTDLFPWQISGMQYKRKWPIAANQATIQRRWEHFIKAANKAELFNETRDRKVDKLYGGLTDKTTRLPALRWLTDPKTPITIQQIGYRSFDRQWAIVDNRVGDFLRPDLHSADSENQIYLTSLLTKVLGSGASAVISHLLPDMDYFCNRGGKDVIPLWRDAAASQANLPAGLLEQLATELGFNLTALDLMAYCYVLLASPAYVARFESELRTPGPRIPLTSDGELFRTAVHLGKRLIWLHSYGQRCMPSEQPKGVLPAGRVRCEVGTSQSEYPSDYHYDAQQQQLSIGVSGLFSHVRPEVFNFSVSGLKVVQSWLGYRMAEPSGRSSSPLDQILPERWEFDDELLELLWLLDHTIDLQPQLAELLEHVLNSPLLLAADLPEPSELERAAPKPLKETQAKMALQ comes from the coding sequence TTGCTCCAAGAATTACAGGCTATTGCAACCGAGTTAACTCAAAAATGGCAAACCGCAGCCCAATTCAATCCCGAAGATCAATTGAAGTCAAGTGTTGAAAAAATTATTAAGGAGATCTGCCAAACGCTACTCGGCAATTCACAAATTAATGTGGTGACTGAGGTTCAAGAACGAGCGATTGCGGGACGGCCAGATATGGGCGTTTCGCAGGCTGGTTTGATTATTGGCCATATTGAGTTGAAAGCACCGGATAAAAAGGCTGACCCGCGCAAATTTGCAGCTAAAAGTGCCGATGCCAAACAATGGCAGAAATTTCAGCAATTGCCAAATCTAATCTATACCAATGGCAACGATTGGCTATTGTTTCGTTCTGGGGTTCTTGTTGAAAATCGCCGAGTACGTTTCATTGGTGATGTTACGAGCGATGGTGCAAGTGCGATCAACAAGGCTAATCTTGATGATTTGACCGAGCTTATTCGTGATTTTATGTTGTGGAAACCTACTGTACCGCGCAATCCTAAAGAACTGGCCCAACTATTAGCACCGCTGTGTCGTTTGTTACGTAGCGATGTGTTGGAAGCCCTACCAGACCCTAAATCGCCCTTGAGCATCTTAGAAAAGACTTGGCGTAATTATTTATTTGCCGATGCCAGCAGTTTCGAATTTGCCGATGCCTATGCTCAAACCATGGTCTATGCCTTGTTATTAGCGCGTCAAAATGGTTTAGCTTCAATCACCATCAATCAAGCGGTTAGCAATTTGCGTGCAGGCCATCGCTTACTCTCCGATACCTTAAACCTATTGGGCGATTTGGATGCCCGTGAGGTGATTGCCACCTCAATCGATGTGATTGAACGAATTATTCAGGCGGTTGACCCAGCGATTTTTGCTAGTGGCGGCGATCCATGGCTCTATTTTTATGAAGATTTTTTGACTGCCTACGATAAGGATTTGCGCAAACAACGCGGGGTTTACTACACCCCGATTGAGATTATTCAGGCCCAAGTTGGCTTGGTGAATCAGTTGTTGGCTCAGCATTTCAATGCGCCCTATGGCATGGTTGATCCCAAGGTGGTCACGCTCGATCCGGCAACTGGCACGGGAACCTATCTCTTAACTGCCTTACAAGAAAGTCTCAAACTGGTTGAACAGGAGCGTGGCAAGGGCTTGCGAGCTCAATATGCTGGCTTTGCTGCCCAAAATATGCATGCCTTTGAATTATTGGTTGGGCCATATGCTGTCGCCCACTTGCGCTTTTCGCAGGCGATTGCCGCCGAACAAGCCCAATTGCCCGCTGATGGGGTGCATGTCTATTTGGCCAATACCCTCGATTCACCCACTAGTTCTCCACCACAACAAATAACCTTGGCGTTGCGCAGCCTAAGTGAGGAGCAAAAACGTGCGTCCAAGGTCAAGCAATCAACCGAAGTGTTGGTGTGTATTGGCAATCCACCTTACAATCGTCAAATCATTGATGAAGAGCAACAAGATAAGGTTGAACGTAAAGGTGGTTGGGTGCGCTTTGGCAATGAGCACGAAACGCCAATCTTTAATAGGTTTACTCAGCCAGTTATTGATGCAGGTGAGGGAGTCCATCTTAAAAATATCTACAACGATTATGTGTATTTTTGGCGTTGGGCATTGTGGAAGGTTTTTGAACAACCTCAATCGCAACAAGGTGGGGTAATTAGCTTTATCACGGCTTCATCATATTTACGTGGCCCAGGTTTTGTCGGAATGCGCCAACAGATGCGCCAAATCTTCGATGAGTTGTGGCTGATCGACCTTGAAGGTGATAATTTGGGCACGCGCAAAACTGAAAATGTCTTTGTAATTGAAACTCCCGTGGTGATTGCGGTCGGCGTGCGTTATGCAGCACCTCAGCCAAATCAGCCCGCAACCGTCCACTATTGCCGTATCGAGGGCACAACCGAAGAGAAATTAGCCCAAATTGCCAAGGTCAAGCACTTGAATGACCTTGCATGGGAAACCTGTAGCAGCGCGTGGTTTGATCCATTTATTCCTGCGGCAAACGGAGCTTATGCAACGTGGCCAAGATTAACCGATCTGTTTCCATGGCAGATTAGTGGCATGCAATATAAACGTAAATGGCCGATTGCAGCAAATCAAGCAACCATACAGCGCCGTTGGGAACATTTCATCAAAGCAGCAAATAAAGCCGAACTATTTAACGAAACGCGCGATCGTAAGGTTGATAAACTCTATGGCGGATTAACCGATAAAACAACTCGCTTGCCAGCTCTCAGATGGTTAACTGATCCTAAAACACCTATTACAATTCAACAAATTGGCTATCGTAGTTTTGATCGTCAGTGGGCAATTGTCGATAATCGGGTTGGTGATTTTTTACGCCCCGATTTGCATAGCGCTGATAGCGAAAATCAAATCTATCTCACTAGTTTGCTTACAAAAGTTCTTGGATCTGGAGCCTCGGCAGTTATAAGTCATCTACTTCCTGATATGGATTATTTCTGTAATCGCGGCGGCAAAGATGTTATTCCATTATGGCGTGATGCGGCGGCGAGCCAAGCTAATCTGCCAGCAGGTTTATTAGAACAACTTGCCACTGAATTAGGCTTTAACCTGACGGCGCTTGATCTCATGGCCTATTGCTATGTGCTATTGGCTAGCCCCGCATATGTTGCCCGTTTTGAAAGCGAGCTACGCACGCCGGGGCCGCGCATTCCACTCACCAGCGATGGCGAACTATTTCGCACAGCGGTACATTTGGGTAAACGCCTGATTTGGTTGCATAGCTATGGCCAACGCTGTATGCCGAGCGAACAACCCAAGGGCGTGCTGCCAGCGGGGCGGGTGCGTTGCGAGGTTGGCACAAGCCAAAGCGAATATCCCAGCGATTATCATTACGATGCCCAACAGCAACAATTGAGCATCGGCGTAAGTGGCCTGTTTAGCCATGTTCGGCCCGAAGTGTTTAATTTTAGCGTTTCGGGCTTGAAAGTCGTGCAATCGTGGTTGGGCTATCGCATGGCCGAACCTTCCGGACGTAGCTCATCACCACTTGATCAAATCTTGCCTGAACGTTGGGAATTTGATGATGAACTACTTGAACTATTGTGGTTGCTTGATCACACGATTGATCTGCAACCTCAATTGGCTGAATTACTTGAGCATGTGCTGAACTCGCCGCTGCTACTTGCCGCCGATCTACCTGAACCCAGTGAGTTAGAACGCGCTGCACCCAAACCGCTCAAAGAAACCCAGGCCAAAATGGCGCTCCAATAA